GAAGTTCCATTCCGGTTCAAATGCAGAGTATCAGTCTGGGAAGACATACTGCTTGCATACGCCATACTCTTGAGTTGAAATTCAGGTTTTCAAAGGAACGATGAATAACTGCGAAGAAAGGTCATGAATTATTTTCTGGAGAGCTGTTTGTGAATTCACTGATTTATCTGTATGAATTTCTTATTtagatttttcaacatttcattgACAATTGCCAGTAAAACGTACCTATGACCATTTATACTTTCCAGTTCTCATACTGTAACGTCCTGTGATGTGCTTGCACAGCGTCATTTTCCGCTTTTGGTTGTAACTGTTCGTTTTCATTGTGCTATTGCAATTTCGGGTAACGTGCCACTGCCAACCATCAGATTCGATGTGATATTACAACATAGAAGGAGACTAAAAATAGTGAAGCCCTTGTACGACATGTAAATCACAGAAACCTACCTCTGATGTACCTTGTGTTACTGATACCATCAACTGACGCCTTTATCATCGACAGTATCACAGCCCTACAATGCCGTTCTCTTTTttaacctatttctatgccatagtATGACATCGAATCATAAATTTGTCAGTGGTGCATAAACTGAAGCTACAACTCCACAGTAAAAGTGGTTCAGGACAAAATCGGAAAATGACATTATTTAAACTACCTTTATACGTTCGACGTCCCCAGTCAGTCCAATGTTATTTCAAACCAACACAAGTGAGAAGTATTTCAGTGTTTGCGAGCAATTCTTGCGTAAGCTAACAAATAAGTTTACAAGCATTTCACCAGTAATATTGTTTATGAGAAAATTGTTAGAAAGACTAGAGTTCAACATCTCTTGGAAATGCGGGTCATTACCTCACACTGCGTAATGATAGAGAAGACTGTGTTCTAGACACGAAAGTGATACGGGAAACCACTAAAAATCTAATTTTAGTGAGCTACACGGCGATTTAGATTCTCAGTTTCCGGAACATGGGTAAATGTCCTAACCAGCGCTGCATTCCAGTTGGGTCGATTAACACAGGTGTTTCACACGGACGTTGAACACGAGGAAAATATCCCACTCTGAATGCGCATAAGACTATTTGAACAACGTGACTGTTTTTGACTTTTGGCATCCGTTAATCGCATATGGGCATTCAGTGGAACAATTTCATTTTTAGGTACAGTTCTACGTCACATCGCTTAGGGATTACAGTGTACAGAGTGGTGTCTCATTCTGAGAAAGATAGGGCAATGTCTTATCTCACTGAAAGGATTCGAATCAAAAGACTTTCCCAGGTCAGAATTACGACGGACCTGTTTCCGATGTTACTTGATGCCGGTCAGACTATTTTAGTCTCATTACAACCACATTTACGAGTCTGTTCGGTTGCAAATCGTAAGCTGCTCTCTGTAACGAAATTACACTTACAAAGCGATTCTCTTTCTCTTGATTATAGTGATCGTATTTTTAAGTACCATTTTAGTGCTTAAAATGTTTGGAAATTCTAACTCAATAGCACCTAAAATAGTTCTGCATATGTTAACATTGTTTCACCAGCGTAAACATTACATACGATGAAATGGGTTGCTCTTCAGTCGATAAGGGAATGTTGTGAACAAGAAAAGTATTGTAATTTGATTTAAAATATGCTTTCGTTTCGAAGGTCTGATTGCGGAGATGGTGAAGACCAACTGTGGTGTGTGTTCAGAAGGACAGAAGGCCGACATCACCAAATTCCTGGCGTTCATTTCCAAGAATAAGCCACAGGAGATGAGGCAGCTGCTCGCCAGATACGACCCCAATGGCGAAGCTCTGGTCAAGTTTGGCGACGGCTGGAGGCAGAAGGGCATCAGCGTCTGAAGATGCAGTAATTCGCACCGACTTTAGCACTGAATAACTCTAAGACTCCATGTGTATCACCGTCTGCGAAATAAATACAATATGTCTCCTGTATTCCAATCTGTGCACAACTAAATTAAGTGATACTTTGAAGTTACAGTGCATCGCAACGGAATGGTGAGAGTGGAATATTGCTGGGGATGACGTGGGTGTAAACTCTAACAAAATCAAGTTATTAATCAGTATTATCAACTCAGAGCGCATACAGAACAAGGAAAACGACAGAAATCAGCACTTATTTTATCATAACTAGTCCTAAAACCTAACATAACATAGTATATTCTTAAAAAATGCCTATGTCTATTCAACTAACTTTATAATGAGGGGGCGTGGTTTAATATGCAATACCTTAATATATAATATCAGGCTAgtctgaaaagttcttggaatgaaatagaaataaacGAATTACCTCAGTAAGTTTTCTTATTCTCCAAGGTGCTACTCGTGGCAGctgtaaaatgaatgtgtgcaacggaaaatactgaacgtgaACATCAAGATTTGGCCCCCTCTGATTAccctctgaagcagatcttaggatctcttaattgtgatattatttcctccttcttgatctttaacatataaattacaacctaaatacactcctggaaatggaaaaaagaacacattgacaccggtgtgtcagacccaccatacttgctccggacactgcgagagggctgtacaagcaatgatcacacgcacggcacagcggacacaccaggaaccgcggtgttggccgtcgaatggcgctagctgcgcagcatttgtgcaccgccgccgtcagtgtcagccagtttgccgtggcatacggagctccatcgccgtctttaacactggtagcatgccgcgacaccgtggacgtgaaccgtatgtgcagttgacggactttgagcgagggcgtatagtgggcatgcgggaggccgggtggacgtaccgccgaattgctcaacacgtggggcgtgaggtctccacagtccatcgatgttgttgccagtggtcggcggaaggtgcacgtgcccgtcgacctgggaccggaccgcagcgacgcacggatgcacgccaagaccgtaggatcctacgcagtgccgtaggggaccgcaccgccacttcccagcaaattagggacactgttgctcctggggtatcggcgaggaccattcgcaaccgtctccatgaagctgggctacggtcccgcacaccgttaggccgtcttccgctcacggcccaacatcgtgcagcccgcctccagtggtgtcgcgacaggcgtgaatggagggacgaatggagacgtgtcgtcttaagcgatgagagtcgcttctgccttggtgcacactgaatagtgcacggtacatccaaaccgtcatcgaacccatcgttctaccattcctagaccggcaagggaacttgctgttccaacaggacaatgcacgtccgcatgtatcccgtgccacccaacgtgctctagaaggtgtaagtcaactaccctggccagcaagatctccggatctgtcccccattgaagatgtttgggactggatgaagagtcgtctcacgcggtctgcacgtccagcacgaacgctggtccaactgaggcgccaggtggaaatggcatggcaagccgttccacaggactacatccagcatctctacgatcgtctccatgggagaatagcagcctgcattgctgcgaaaggtggatatacactgtactagtgccgacattgtgcatgctctgttgcctgtgtctatgtgcctgtggttctgtcagtgtgatcatgtgatgtatctgaccccaggaatgtgtcaataaagtttccccttcctgggacaatgaattcacggtgttcttatttcaatttccaggagtgtataaatgaaagatcaagggaactagtaactactaaatgacaaatgttgtttctgcttatacatttattgtagattaaaaacctCTTTTtatgttacaaatgtttatatttcctaactaatattactgatcaattgccaaaatctgcccctttttatggccaagtgatctaatataaataacgtgaaATGAGTGACATCATCtaggtaccaaacactagaagacactacttttaaagGTGATCTAcaatggtgtgcaacctcagtggaaataaaacttacgtgatcacagatgTTTAGTCTTATAGGCCTAATAagtcgaagcaattagcaatatcacaatatgtactgcgtccggtgcgacgatggaagaactgcaACCACGAAATGAACTTTTTCAAACACTAGGAAGGCATAAGGCGGCCCTCTGACTAGTGTACTctcatactgtcttctcctctctgtgttctacagacaagaaacgcgaactcccagccacaaggacggaattcagataacgtctcaatgtaagaatagacagaagaagtgctctcagtgactgaacgctgcgtactcaacgacgactccctacccagaggcgaagtccagacTCGTATAACTTCACAACAGTACAGGGTCTAGCCGttttaactataaaatctcctgacagcaaagacagcaagtccgtctgtaccaacaaaagctgatactgagtgaATGTCAAACACAGGTGCTCTAAACGGAAGAACTCTtcctctccactgctggcttcccagcaaagctcgactCCCCTCCCCCGTAACTGCAGAAGGCgcatcatattctcgaaaccacggaatattctccttttctacagattcTTCCACACACcggccaaccatattttagtcttctgcccaccagcgcggaaagtttgcgaggaaatacctatccccgttaataaggaattcatacaatggtatgcttctcagagtaaaaatcctcagaaataacCCAGCCAGCGTGATTTCCGAAGTAACGCTTCCTTGTTTCTCGCTGCTGCGTCcaatattttcagagtttccggttatccttccgcCCTAGCTACAAAACCGGTCAGTCGccactgtattgtgcttcagcgctcaggtgccccgccCGTTCGGCTagggctacttcctgtgttaagcaggaccaacaaacctgtgcgggcttttccacccaaggCCTGatttacgcctgccgttt
The genomic region above belongs to Schistocerca serialis cubense isolate TAMUIC-IGC-003099 chromosome 6, iqSchSeri2.2, whole genome shotgun sequence and contains:
- the LOC126485105 gene encoding ejaculatory bulb-specific protein 3-like isoform X2; this translates as MARCSFVLLAAALALVAARSRLPSQLDDIDADEALADPARLDAAVSCFLSDADHDCNIRSWVAKSLIAEMVKTNCGVCSEGQKADITKFLAFISKNKPQEMRQLLARYDPNGEALVKFGDGWRQKGISV